The sequence below is a genomic window from Acanthopagrus latus isolate v.2019 chromosome 12, fAcaLat1.1, whole genome shotgun sequence.
gcgggTCGGGTCGGCGCTGTTTACTGGTTGCTACAcagattcaaacacaaacacacacacacacggagctcACTGACTTTAAACCGCTGACGTCTCAAACACGCGTTTTCtgcaatgatttaaaaataaataaataaataaataaataaaaatagcattGTTGTTCTACGAGACGGCGCGCAGTGGAGGAACTGAATACGTTCATAGTCCTGGTACCGACTCATTTATGTTGTGATGTCGCCATGTGGACTTTCTGTTGATTTGCAAACCGTCATACTagttttaaataataataatttcaatgGATTTAAATGATTACAGATCAGACGTGGAGAGTTTCTGGCGTCTTTTAAAAAAgatagatgttttatttttcagtttctaGAAATGCTCAACATCGACCCCTAGTGGCTAAATATGATGTAAAGGAATGTTTACAGTGACCAGAAGGCTTACATACTGTGAAGACCAGGgccatttatttgtttgtttgtttgtttgtttgtttattcaaaatagACAACACTGTTcattaacaaacaaatggaaaaataaacatatataaagtAAGAATAATTAAAGTCCCCCCTTTATCTTAATAATTAAAAGTATAGGAACCTGTAAGGcggtatttatttatttatttatttatttattatgtgtgAATAACAGCTGCACAATTATAAATgtgaaacaaagcagcattacatttttttccgaACAGACATGAACAAATACCACATCATCATGACTTCTTTggtgaaaatgaaactttggATGCCATGGCGATGATTCCCATGTCACATTGTTCTGGCAGTATCCATCCAAACCAATCaccctcattaaaatgaaattatgtttAATTCACATGAAAATCTTCATCTAATTCAAGTACATTATTTTAcgcaaaatgtttttattcaatcaCAGCTTTTCTATCATGTTGTATCAATGTGAATACATTAAACAGCTCAGTCTGCCTAAATTAAGTTAATTAATGCAAATCTTCATTTATCATACATAAAAGTAATGCATAACACATTGCATTTTATGAGTGATTGAAATACACCCAGTAGAGTCAATGTTTTAGGGACATTATTGTTTGAGTGCATATTGTGCTGCCGTAGTGTTAATTGCaatctttattcatttaatgatcatttttcttttctgtaccTGTTAGCTGTCTTCATGAAAACCTAAATAGTGTTTCAAAACCATAGAGAATAACATGTTAAAAGGTGcatcatgtagtttttgggaagagATTCAGAAGATCAGAAGACTGATTTAGAAACCAAATAAACTAACTGACCTTAAGTAACAACACAgcttcattctgttttactttgtttatatgtggcagaccctgccaccttttctagcttcaaacagtgttctggggaccttattttcctctgagagcagcttgtttattcagacatagacattttttttccattgttggTGGAATAGTTATTATTCATTACCATCTGAGCACTGATTCAGAATAaccagtgttttgtgtttcctggATTGTGTgtaagtctctgtgtgtgtgtgtgtgtgtgtgtgtgtgtgtgtgtgtgtgtgtgtgtgtgtgctaaggTGACCCACCCTGTCACAGTTCACCCAGGCAATGTAGATCAAATCAGCTCACAGGAGTGTCCATTCTCCACATTCCTCCCAGATAATTCTTACCGGAGTGACGAAATACCGTCTACTTTCCTTACAGTCCCCcttctcacacactcacataccaTAACACTGTATAGCCCCTGAGGAATTCACACATATTGTGTTGCTCACTCTCGTGCTATCACACTCTCCGTTAAAGCTTCCATCTCAACCTGTGACAAAGATTAATGTCAGAGACTTccttgttttatctgttttatcaGCATTCCGCCGCAGCACCTCCGTGTCTTAAAGGCTCTCCCCGGCTGAAGTTGTATtgtctgtgcacacacatgcaggggaAAATCTATATGATCGTGTCACGGCTTGTTCCTGTTATGTCTTGGATATCTTACAGACATGACGACAAATCCAACAATTCGAATAACACCACAGAtgagtcactgttttgttttttttttttccccaggatTGAGTGACAGCAGGGAGCAGGTATGAACACGCAGCTCCCGCGCTGTGACAGGACAGATGTTGGGGATGGGCGGGGTGAAGGAACAGAGGCGGATCACGGGGGATGTTTTGAATTCTACTCCAGCCAGAGACTGCGTAGGCTGTCTTTAACTGGTGTGCATTTTCCAGTCGGCgttcagacacagaggaaggtgTGAGGCGCAGTGGTTTTGGAGATGAATCTTTACAGGAGCTTCGGAAACCTGATGGAGGCTTGGGTTACTGAAAGAGGCCACAGTCCAGACTCAGAGTGGCTCGGAAATAACGATGAAGACCCTTCTACGCCATCCTCTGACACGGGGACCAACCTGCGCTCAGAATCTGTGGACTCCGGAGTGGAGACAGCCAGCTCTGACACGTCCTTCCTCACTGCGTCCTTCTCCACCTCGACAGACAGAGCAGAATTAGACACATTCATGCCGGAGGGAGGAGGACTCACTCCAGCCTCGGCGTCGCACTCTCCcgtcctgtcctctcctccgcCTTCCTCTTCTGCCCTACACCAAAAACTGGAGCAAGCTCTGCAGAGGACTGACTCCAAACACCTAAAGGACAATCCAGAGCCCCTCACAGTGGAGGCGGTGCTCCGGCGACGACCACGAGCATCTTTTCAACCCAGAAGGCACACATCGGATTTAGTGAGAGGTCAAAGGCCAGAGAGCTTTGGGCTATGGACAACGCTCAACCCAGCAGAGCCCATGAGGCTGACGCGCAGACGGCCAGCGTCTATGATTTGTGACAGGCAGCCAGTTCGGAAAAGATTAGAGGTGAGATGTGTTTATGTCACAAACCAAACTATGCTCAAATATTTACGAATTTAGCCTTTTTAGGAAAAACAGGCGTGacacaaacatttccatgatgtgttttgcttttctttgtgctcaTTTGGAAGCAGTTTCAGTATGACCTCAGTTTCGGAGTAACATGTACGGTCTTGCACGGCTCACACAGGCTCGTAACTGTAAACGGAAAGCCTGGAAGAAAGTCCCCGAGGTGTGACAAAGCCCCTACTTTCTTACGTTAGTTAGAAGGTTGCAACACACAGAGTTCGCACTCAAACCTGAAGTGGGACAGGCATGTCATTACTCACGCAGGATCTCTTTCATGCTCGCAACCCGTCATGAGCCCGTCTGCGGTGCAGGGGATCATAAACCAGTCTGCCCAGGTGACTTTACGCCCACAGGCATCAGAGGAATGGACATGTCGTGTGGGGGAAGTTGAGCAGTACGTGTGGCTTTAGACACACGCTCTTGGCCACAGAGCGGAAGAAATGTGTCTTGATTTGAAATGAGATTTTGAGCAAAGGTGTATAAGAGGAATGGAGACGTTCCTCATTACATTTGTGATGAGTCACGGGGCGACAAACAGGTCCTGCTGACAGCACAGGAAGGCGCTGAAACAACTGGATTAAGCGAACCAGCTGGATCCAATTAACTTCTTAAAGTTGTTTT
It includes:
- the si:dkey-106l3.7 gene encoding uncharacterized protein si:dkey-106l3.7 isoform X2, translated to MNLYRSFGNLMEAWVTERGHSPDSEWLGNNDEDPSTPSSDTGTNLRSESVDSGVETASSDTSFLTASFSTSTDRAELDTFMPEGGGLTPASASHSPVLSSPPPSSSALHQKLEQALQRTDSKHLKDNPEPLTVEAVLRRRPRASFQPRRHTSDLVRGQRPESFGLWTTLNPAEPMRLTRRRPASMICDRQPVRKRLEDLGEEEVKGLSPGLSYLEQVCQMLEEVARQQMHNQALQMDANAPREHQDVEACQSDSKAAEEDLSSCQSLERAQQTSSEPQQRKGHRLGHFRQRSTSDTSLATLHLRQLNADCRGQQLSTNDLLEKIEEDHEKQESKKEENHKTYKNWLYKIGSLRRDESATKDLNSQQMQPCEKNSARRRLSQLFRRSRRKTLAV